A genomic segment from Nicotiana tabacum cultivar K326 chromosome 7, ASM71507v2, whole genome shotgun sequence encodes:
- the LOC142162297 gene encoding uncharacterized protein LOC142162297, whose protein sequence is MESQGSALKNLEIQLSQLATLVSEKIQRPFPSNTEKNPKEHLKAIALRSGKELNEPYADQSEQQVNKGKNVEIPYKLSEDKEVKKKEEKNIEKLTLFPVTITFPQKLKRENLDNQFSKFLEILEQIHINIPFTDTLLQMPSYAKFLKEILSSSFTIPCTLGGIYFEKALCDSVALINLMQFSIFRKLNLGEMKDIGVSLQLADQSTKKPKGIIKNVLIRVDKFIFPVDFIVLEMKECPDEPIILGRPFLATGQEEKLIEVLKVHKGALGWTIKDIKGINPAVCMHKILMEDSYKPIVQPQRRLNLAMQEVVKKEIVKLLVADNIIRRCVPEEEMNKILYHCHDGAIGGHYAANRTAFKVLEAEFFWQTLFKDARAYVAQGNRCQRKGNITKRDEILLQSIQVNELEEMSRLRLFPGKLKSRWTGPYNVTNVTPYGAIEIQQKNGGDKFTVTIQPGHLMKASTKTESPTQEQLHGDRCA, encoded by the exons ATGGAAAGCCAGGGTTCAGCCCTCAAAAATTTGGAAATCCAATTAAGTCAACTGGCAACTCTTGTGTCAGAAAAGATTCAACGTCCCTTTCCAAGCAATACAGAGAAAAATCCAAAGGAGCACCTTAAGGCCATCGCCTTACGGTCAGGTAAGGAGCTTAATGAACCATATGCAGACCAGTCAGAACAACAGGTAAACAAGGGTAAGAATGTTGAAATACCCTATAAATTATCTGAAGATAAAGAagtcaagaaaaaagaagaaaagaatattgAAAAATTGACTCTTTTCCCTGTGACAATTACTTTTCCACAAAAACTGAAAAGAGAAAATcttgataatcaattttcaaaGTTTTTAGAGATTTTAGAACAAATTCACATTAATATTCCTTTCACTGATACTTTGTTGCAAATGCCTTCTTATGCCAAATTCCTaaaagaaattttgtcaa GTagttttacaattccatgcactttgggaggtatatattttgaaaaagcaCTTTGTGATTCTGTAGCTCTAATTAACTTGATGCAATTTTCTATCTTTAGAAAATTAAATCTTGGTGAAATGAAAGACATAGGTGTTTCTCTTCAGCTTGCAGATCAAAGTACTAAGAAACCTAAGGGAATAATTAAAAATGTGCTCATAAGAGTAGATAAATTTATTTTCcctgtagattttatagtacTTGAAATGAAGGAATGTCCTGATGAACCAATTATTTTgggtagaccatttcttgccaCAG GACAAGAAGAAAAACTGATTGAAGTGTTGAAAGTACACAAAGGAGCCTTGGGATGGACTATAAAAGATATCAAAGGGATTAATCCAGCTGtttgtatgcacaaaattctCATGGAGGATAGCTACAAGCCAATAGTCCAGCCCCAAAGGAGATTGAATCTAGCAATGCAGGAAGTAGTGAAAAAGGAGATCGTAAAGCTTTTGGTGgcagataatatcattagaagaTGTGTGCCTGAAGAAGAGATGAACAAAATTTTATATCACTGTCATGATGGAGCAATTGGAGGTCATTATGCAGCAAATCGAACAGCTTTTAAAGTTTTGGAAGCTGAATTTTTCTGGCAGACTCTCTTTAAAGATGCCCGAGCATATGTTGCACAAGGTAATAGGTGCCAGAGAAAAGGTAACATCACTAAGAGAGATGAAATACTATTGCAATCAATACag GTTAATGAGTTGGAAGAAATGAG TCGACTCAGGCTATTCCCAGGAAAATTAAAATCAAGGTGGACAGGTCCTTACAATGTAACAAATGTTACTCCATATGGAGCAATTGAAATCCAACAGAAGAATGGAGGTGACAAGTTTACG GTTACTATACAACCAGGGCATCTCATGAAGGCATCTACAAAAACAGAGTCACCTACACAGGAGCAACTCCATGGTGATCGGTGTGCCTAA